Genomic DNA from Deltaproteobacteria bacterium:
CAAGGACTTCAAGCAGAAACTGGTAGACACTCACGGCGCACGATGCGGAATTTGTTGTACTGCCTACGCAGCTCGCTATCTTCAGATCGACCATCGGGTTCCTTTTGAAGTTGCCGGTGATAAAGATGAGGCAATGGATGTTGCCGACTACATGCTGGTCTGTGGTTCCTGCAACCGGGCTAAATCGTGGTCTTGTGAGCACTGCAAGAACTGGACAGAGGATCGTATCGTATCCGTCTGTCAGACATGCTATTGGGCGAACCCTATCGACTATGCGCATGTTGCGCTGCGGCTGATTCGCCGTCTCGATGTGACATGGAGCGATAGCGAAGTGCCTGAGTACGATCAACTGCTAAGGCTCTCGAAGCACGCGAGAAAGAGACTCCCTGACTTCGTAAAAGAAGTTCTCCGAGATGCCCTGGGCGAAGGAATGGAACCGAAGTAACGATGATGCAATCTAACCAGTGCCTTGCACCGTATTGCTGCCTGCGTGCGGTTCCTGCCCACCCGAAAGGGTACGTTCTGGCGGCAAACGGTGAAGGCGGGCGATAGCGAGTACGCGCTCATGGGGATACTCAATCCGTCAGCTCTGCCGTTTCTTGCCGTTCTCGGCGTGCTCGTCCTGATTTACCTGCGCGAGCGCCTACGCACGCGCATCGAAGTGCCGGCGTTGCTCTTCTGGATGGAGGTGAAGGAAGATCGCCTGCGCATTCGGCGTTTCCTGCCCAGCCTGCTGTTTTTCCTGCAAGCGCTGCTGCTCCTCCTCCTCGTCGGCGGCTTGCTGCATCCTTTCCGTCCGACCACCGTGACCGAGACGCGCGGGCATCGCTGGATCTTCGTGTTCGATGTCTCGGCCAGTATGCAGGCGCGCGAAGGCCGCGCTCAGCGCTTCGAACTCGCACTCGATCAAGCCAAGCAGGTGGTGAAAACCCTCGGTACGTTGGACGAGGTGATGCTCATCAGTGTGGCGACACGTCCGAAGCTGGTCAGCGGTTTTACGACTGACCACCGTGTCGTTTTGCATCTGCTCGAAACCTTGCATCCTCTCGATGCCGGTGCCAATCTCACCTTGGGCGTGGAGCTAGCGCTGGCGCAACGCGACCGGGAAGGGCGACAAGCCAAGGTCCATGTGTTTACCGACTTGCCGAAGAACGCCCTTGCCCTTCCAGAGGAGCAGGTGCAGGACATTGTCTACCATCGGATTGGGAAAAACGACGATAACGTGGCCATCGCTGCGCTCCAACTGTACCAGAACCCGTTCCAAAACTACTCGCAGGCGCAGGCGTACGTGTTAGTGCGCAACTACGCCTCTCGGGTGCGCAGCGGAACGTTGACCGTGTTGTTGAACGACAAGTCGATTTTCCGCCGCGATTTCACTTTGCCGTCGCGCGAGGTCATGTCGTTTTCCGTGAAGGGCTTCGACGAGCCTGGGCAACTGGTGGCGCGGATCGAGCCAAGTGACGCTTTAGCCGTGGATAATCAAGCCTTGACCTGGCTGGCGGAACGCGGACGACGGCGCTTAGTCGTGGTGTCGGCGGCCAAGGGACTTCAGGAAGAGCTGGAGCGCGTGAGCCGTTCCATTCCCGGTCTGGAAGTATCGTCGGTCGCTCCCAGCGCTTTTGCCCAAGCGAAACTCGACCCGCAAGACGTGGTGCTGTTCCACCAGTTCGTCCCGGCCGCGACGGTAGCGGCCAACAGCCTCTATATTTTTCCTCCGTCCGAGAACCCGCTGTTTCCGGTGGTCAGCGAAGCGGCGGACCTCAACATTCTCGATTGGCGACAAGAACATGAGATCCTCCAGAATCTGCGTTATGTGGAAGCCTTGCCGTTGAAGAAGGCCCGGGTGTTGGCGCTGCCCTCCTGGGCACAGGTGTTGATCTCGTCTCGGACGCGCACCGGCGAGGTGCCGCTCGCCTTCAGCGGCGAGAAAGATGGGCACAGAGTGGTGTGTTTGGCCTTCGATCTGAATAAAGGGAATTTGACCAACTCCGATAATTTGACTTTGCTCCTGCTCTTTCTCAATACGATTCGTTGGCTGTTACCGCACGATCCCAGCACGCCGATGCCGATCGCTGCCGGCGAAACCTTCTTTTTGCCGGCGGATGCCGCCCACGATTCGCCCCGGGTGCGAGCGCCAAACAAGCAAGAAACTTTGATCGATGGTGGCGTGGTCGAAGTGGAACAGGTCGGGGAGTATCGGGTGACGGGTAGTCGTTATCAGGCGACGCTCTACGCCAATCTGTTCGATGACGAAGAGTCCGACATCGGACGAGGGGACGAAGACCAAGCCGTGAGCGCGCCGGCGAAGACCGAGACGTTCGCGCCGCAAGAACTCGTGCGCACCGTGCCGGAAGAATTTGGCCGCTCTTTGTACTACGGTGCCGCGCTCGTCTTGCTGCTCGAATGGTTGTATGCGCTGTGGCGTTACCGGCGCATGAGGGTGTCATGATCTACGATATTGCCGGTGTGACTTATACCTTGACCGCACCCGAATGGATGTGGTTGCTGATGCTGACGCCTTTGCTGTGGCTCCCGCTCTTCTGGCAGCCTCGGCGCGCGGTGATGAGCATAGCGGCGGTATTCCGCTCCTTGGCTGCGGCGTTACTGGTAGCGGCGCTTGCCGGTCTCAGCACCCAGACCATTCTCTCCGAACATAAACTGGCTTTGGTCGCGGCGGTGGATACGTCAGACAGCATCTCCGACGATGGCAAGGCGTGGACGCAAGAATATCTGACGCGGCTGACCAAAGTCTTAGAATCCTCGGACGAGTTCTCCATCGTCGCGTTTGCCGAGAATGCCGCGTTGCTGACGCCTCCCGGCCCGCCGACCAACGTTTCTGTTACGACTGAAGACTTGCAGGAATCCGTCTCCGGAGAGACCGGAGGAACCGACATCGCCCGCGCTTTGGAGCGGTCGTTGGCGCTCTACCCAGAAGAAGCGGAGAAACGTCTGGTCCTCGTTACCGATGGGAACGAAACCGACGGTGCGGCGAGACAACACATCGCGCTCGCGCGCCGCATGGGCGTCAAAATCTTCCCCGTCATTCCCCCATCGGGTCGGCATCCGGAAGTGTCTCTGGAAAAATTCATGGTCCCGCCGCTTACGCGAGAAGGAAGTGCGTTCAGCATGCGTTTGATTGTCCGCAACGGCAACGACAAACCCGTGCGCGGCAGTGCGACCGTATTAGCGAACGATCAAGCCCTCACCCGCCAAGAGGTGAACTTGGAGCCTGGGCTTTCGGTGCTCGAAGTGCCGGCGCAGATTCTGCAACGCGGGAATTATCTCCTGCGCGCCGAAATCAAAGCCGCGCCCGACACCATTGCCGGCAACAATAAACAAATCGCCAACCTGGCTGTGACCGGCAAGATTCGCGCGCTCGTCATTACCGATAATCCCAAAACTCATCTCGTGCGCGCATTGCAGCTCAAGGACGTGGAAACCGAGTTCCGCCGTCCGGAAGGGAGTCCCACCCGGATCGCCGAGCTGCTCGATTATAACTGCCTAGTGTTCGACGACATTGGACGGAGCGGCATTTCCACGCAGCAGATGAACGTGATCGAGAGTTATGTCCGCGACTTTGGCGGTGGGTTTCTCATGGCCGGTGGCCTCCGCACCTTCGGCGACCTGGGGTATCGCGGGACGACGGTCGAGCGCGTGCTCCCGGTGACGTTTCAAGAACAACGTCCGAAGAAAAAAAGACGCACGCCCATCGCGCTGTTTATCGTCGTCGATCGCTCCAACAGCATGGGCTACAACAGCAAGGTCCGTGGCTTGCACGACGGTCAGAAAATGAAGTACGCGCAGAAGGCGGCTTTGGAGCTGTTAAGTCAGTTGCAAGATACGGATTATGCCGGTGCCATCGCCTTCGACTCCGAGCCCTACATGCTCACTCCCCTTGGCGCGCTGGCCACGAATCGCGCCGACCTCATCGACAAAATCACCCGGCTCCAATATGGCGGTGGGACGGATTTTTACAGTGCACTGGAGACAGCGGCCGATCAGTTGGCGCGCAGCCGCGGTTCGATCCGGCATATCATCCTCCTCACGGATGGCGACTCGAACCGCAGCCCGACCGATCATTACCCGCTCGTGGCTTCCGTCGCTCAACGGCAGATCAGCATCACAACGATCCGCATTGGCGACGACTCCGTCAATCTGCAACTCCTGTCGTATATGTCCGAGAAGACCGGCGGGCGCTTCTATCACGTGGAGAACGTAGAGATGCTGCCGCAGCTCATGATTAAAGACACCAAGCAGGTGATGCGCGAAAAAGAAGACGACGAGGACAAGGCGAAAGAGATCATTCCTCGCGTGGGCGAACGCGGGCAGATTCTCGGCGGCTTGGACGAGTTCCCGGCCTTGGAAGAATACATGTTGACCAAGCCGAAAGCCGGGGCCGATGTCCAACTGTACACCGACGCGCACAAAGAACACGACCCGCTGCTGGCCACGTGGCAATACGGGCTGGGCAAAGTCGTGGTCGCCACTTTCGACCCGAGCGGCGCCGGGTCGAGCGAATGGATTCGCTGGGAAGGCTACGGCAAGTTTTGGTCCCAGGCCGTGCGCTGGGCGATTCGCGACGAAACCCCGTGGGATTATCGCCTGAGTGCGCGCTATCGCGGCGACCGCACCGTGCTGCGCGCGGAATCGTTCGACAGCGACGAAGACGGAATCCTGCAAGTCCGTGTGCCGCGTGGCGGGCAGACCGATAACGCCACGATGATGCCGGTTGCGCCACGAGTGTACGAGGCGGTGCTCGCCGGGAAACGCCAAGGCGCTTTCCCGGTGACGATTCTGAAACGGAAGGGTGGGCAAATCGTCAACCAAAAAAACGAAGTCGTCATGGTGGGACAATCCCCCGGGGCCGCGCTGGACGAATATCGCCAGCAGCACCCCAATCACGATCTTCTACGCGAACTGGCGGAAGGCACCCAGGGACGCATCGATCCCGACTTGAACGAGCTGGTGTCGCAGAAACGCGAAGGGCAAAAGAAACTCCTTCACCCATTGGAGAATAACTTGATCGTTGCCGCGCTCTTCCTACTCTTGGGCGATATCGCGCTACGGGTGTTCTTTGGACCGCCGGCCTGAGAAAGCGCGAAAAAGGGGAAAAGAGAAGAGGGAACGACAATGGAGCCGACGAATTCCCTTGCTCTCAAAGAATGGGCGGTGGTGGTCGAGTCGCTGACGAGCGGAAAACAGATCCTCCTGCTACGCAAAGGCGGCATTCGCGAACGCGGGGGCCAATTGTCCACAGAGCCGACCGAGTTCTTCTTCTTTCCCACCTACGTGCATCAGATGGAGCAAGGCGTTGTGTCCGACGCGGCTCTGGAACTCCAGGCGGCGCTCGCGGCCGAACCGCCGGAAGACCAGCTCTTGATTCCCGCCTATGCCACGGTGACGGAAGTGCAGTGGCTTGACGCGCGCGAGTCCGTGGACGCTTTGACTGGGCTGCATTGCTGGACCTCGGACACGGTCGAGAAACGCTTTGCTTACAAAAAGCCGGGACTCTATCTCTTCGCGTTGCGAGTTTACCGACTGCCCCAACCGTACCGTTTACCGATGTTAAAGCGTTATGCCGGCTGCCGTTCGTGGGTGGAGTTGGGAGCAACCCTGAGCACAGCGGGAGCGACGCCGGTGTTGGACGACGAGGCCTTCACCCAGCAGGTAAGGCGTGTGAAGGAACGGCTCTGCGGCTAGGCAGAGCCACCCTCAGCCGACGATCCGCAGAACGACATAGGGCACCAAGTTGAATAGAATGATGCCTATCTTGAAGATCGCCATCCCGACGTAGTGCAGGGCGTCGAACTGCTCGCGGGACAGATGAAACCATCGGCCATGGAGTCGCTGAATCCAATCGTGCGCAAATGCGAAGAACAGAAACCAAACCAGCAACACTCCGTAGTTGATAACCGTACACCACAGAAGAAAGTTACGTGTCGCTTCAATGCTCATCTTTTCCTCCCTTTGGCGGCTAACGCCGAGGTTGGACCTCACGGCGGGGGTGCACAGCTTTTGCAAACGCGCAAGACTTTGTTTTGATCGCTAGCCCACTTCCGAAGCTCTGCGAGCTTATCCGAACATGCTTTTGGAGTGTCCACTAGCTTCGCTTCAAAAGCACTGAACTGCAAAAGATGAGTGCACTTCGCAATGTGAAGCATCCACTCGTTCACCTTTTCGTTCACTACGAAACTTTGCGGATTTGCGTCGCGCCACGACGCGTAGTCATTTTCAGCGTTCTCTATCGTCCGATCAAAACGTTTCATCTAGTAATCCTGAGGTTCAACCATCGATCAACGCGCCCTTTTGCCCTGATAGTACGATATTAGCCAGGTTTTCAGGCAGTTTCGCCCTGTGCCTATTATTAACGATCTCAAGGCACCGCGACGGAATCCCAATATGCCCGACACGATAAGAAGTCAACAGCTAAAACTCCTCGACGAAGTCCGTCAGGTATCCCATCTTTACCTCTTTTCTCGCACTTGAGTCGGGATTCTGTTGTGCCCCTCCTTGCTCCCCCGGTTTGACGCTGCGTTCCATCTGCGCCAAGATGACACAATTATGGATGCCAAACTGGAAGCCCTACTGAATCAGCTCCTTGAAGCGGAACGCGGCGGTCATGCTTTGCTTGAGACGATGGCGCGGGAGACCGCCGACTCGGAGATCAAAGCTCTCTTCGCCAATTTTACCGACATCGAAATCGGTGATGTCAGCGTGCTGGAAGGACTCATTCGCTTGCACGGTGGCACGCCTTCGACCAAGACGGGCGATTTCGTAGAGAAGGTGCTGCGCTTGCAGAGCCTCCAGGAGCGAATCGATCTGCTCTCGCGCGGGCAAGCCTGGGTGGCTAGAAAAGTCGAGCAAGTGCTGGCGTTGAATCCGCCGCCGGAAGTCGCCGCCTTCCTGAAAGAGATGGCGAACCGCCACCGCCACAACATGGAATGGACGCGCGCCGAAGCCATTAAGACGTTCGACGAGTAGCCAGCCGTCGCGCCTGCGCTTTTCCCTTCTCGCATGTTGCAAATGTTTGCGCTTCTCTTCCTGGCTCTCGCTTCGATCGAGATCTGCGGGCTCGCTTGGCTCGTGCCGCTCGATGCCTCCACTCTGCAATGGATTATCGCGCAGCGGTCCTGCTCGTTGGATTATGGCATGTTCGTTTTGCAGGATCGCGCTTTAAGTGTGCTGATCTTTTTCGGAGGGTCGACCTGCCTTTGGCTCTGTAGCCAACGACGGTGGCGAGAGGCGTGGCGTCTTGTCCTTGTCGTGTTAGTCGGCAGCTTTCTTTGCGAACTGCTGAAGACCGGCATCGAGCGCGTGCGGCCTAGTGCGTTGCCGCCGCGAATGACCGGGAACAGTTTTCCCAGCGGGCATGTGGCGACCGCGTGCCTTGTCGCTGGGGCAGTGGGCTTCGCGGTGTGGCACGAGCGTCGCTCGGTGTTCTTCCGCGCTGCCACCATCGGTCTACTTGGTCTCCTGGTCGGAGCGGTCATCTGGCAACGGCTCTATTTCGGGCATCATTGGCTCACCGACATTGTGGGGAGCGTGCTCCTCTCCGGGGCTTGGCTCTGCTTCGCGTTGCCGCACCCTCGGTTGTTTGTCTTGACTGGCCAGACTTCCTTCATTGCTTCCGGCTTACTCGCCAGTTATGTCGGGTTGTATTACTTCCCTGGCTTCCGTGTCTCGCTCCCTACAGCGATACGGATTGAAGAAGTACCTGTGGTTATGGTGACTTTCGGTCGCCAGAGACAGCAAGAGCTGTTTCATGGTGCGTGGGGAGCTGACGCGCAGGAGGGGGTTGGACCAGTCACCTGGCTCGCGCGAGAGGAGGCAGGTCTTGAAGTTTTCCTGCCGCAAGCAGGAACCTATCGGCTCAACCTGACGGTGCGGCCGCTCCTACCGTCAAAAGCTTTTGCGTGTTTTCCTCTCGAAGTGGCGGTCAACCGGCATCGCCTCGGTTCGTTATTGCTCTATCGCGGCTGGCGCCAGTATACCCTGCCCCTCGATGCCCAGTGGATTCTGCCAGGAAAAAATACGCTCACGTTTCGTGCGGGAGAGGAGTTCCCGGACTCGGCCGCCGATACGCAAACCATCGCTTTTCATCAGCTACGTTTCTTGAGGGACACCCGTTAGCCTCATGGCCCGCTTTCCCAAAGGTGCGAACTGCGCCGCCCTTTTTCCCGGAAAAGAGAAAAGGAGAGAAGAATACCTATGTTTTTGCTTTTCGGTTCGGCGGCACTTTTCCTGCTACTCTTCCTACTTTGGTCCTCCGGTCCTCTAGTCGAACAATAGGAGTAAGGCAACATATGGCGAACCTCGGCACGGTGATGGTCGCGGATGACGAAGCTTTAGCGCGGCACAGTCTGGCGGAAGCTCTCCAAGAAGAAGGCTACCTTGTCTATGAAGCGGCAGATGGGAATGCGGCTGTGCAACTCTTGGAAGAACGGGAGATCGACGTGGTCTTGTCCGACCTTAAAATGCCGGGTCTCGACGGTCTTGCCATTCTCCAAAAGGTGCGCGAGCTGTACCCGCAAACCATGGTCCTCCTCATGACCGCCTACGCTTCCGTAGAAACCGTTATCGACGCGCTGCGGCTGGGTGCGCAAGATTACCTGCTCAAGCCGCTCTTGCTGGATGACGTGATGAATAAAGTGCGCCGCTTATTGGAGCACAAACAGCAAGCCTGGGAAGTGCAACTCCTCCGTCGCGAGCTGGCGCGGCGCTTGAGTCCCGATGGCTTAATCGGGAACAGTCCGGCGATGCAGGGAGTCTTGACGCTGATCTCTAAAGTGGCGCCGACCAACGCCACTGTGCTGATCGCCGGAGAAAGTGGCGTAGGGAAAGAAGTCGTTGCGCGAGCGCTTCATGCCCAAAGCGCTCAGAAGGATCGCGTCTTTCTGCCCATCAACTGTAGCGCTATCCCAGAAACTCTCCTCGAAAGCCAGCTTTTCGGTTATGTGAAGGGAGCATTCACTGGAGCCATGGGAAATCAAGAAGGCTTATTCCAGCGTGCCCGCGGCGGCACCATGTTTCTTGACGAGATCGGAGAACTGCCGCTGACACTCCAGCCGAAGCTGCTGCGGGCGATTGAGGAAAAAGAGGTATTGCCGGTGGGGGCGACGGTACCGGTGAAAACCGACATTCGACTGCTGGCGGCGACCAACCGCGATCTCAAGAGAGAAGTAGAGGAGGGGCGGTTTCGCGAGGACCTGTACTACCGCCTGAATGTGATTCAATTGACGATTCCTCCGCTGCGGGAACGGCGGGAAGATCTCCCGCTCCTCGTCGATTATCTCGTGCATCGCCAGAACCGGGAGCTGAACAAATCGTATAAAGGTGTGGAAAACGCTGCGATGAAGATGGTGTTGGCCCTGCCTTGGAAAGGCAACATCCGGGAATTGGACAATGTCCTCGAACGCGGCATGATTCTCGGCAATGGCGAATGGATCACGCTGGCGGACTTACCGCGCACGGAGGCGCAAGACACGATGGATGTTAGGCTTCTCGGCGACAATCTCAAAGAGGCAGTGCAAGCGTACGAGAAGAACCATGTCGAAACCGTCCTCAAGAAATTCGCTGGCGAGAAAAAGAGTGCGGCGGAAGCGCTCGGCGTGAGCCTCTCGTCGCTCTACCGCAAACTTGAGGAACTCGGCGTCCAGACAGACAAGAAAGGGCACCTATGAAATCGCCTGACAGCGAAGCGAAGACCATCAGTGACTCTCCCACGCAAACGGCCGAGACCAGTGCCGCAGGCGCACCTCCGTGGCGGAGGCTGTTGGTGCCGGTAGACTTCTCCGCGTCTTCCGACGCGGCGTTGCTCTATGCGGTACAGCTTGCGCGGGTGAATGGGGCGACGCTCCACGTCTACCACGCGATCCCGTATCCGCATATGCTGGATGTGTTGTTCGAGCGCGGCTTTGCGCCCGAGGAAACCGTGCTGCGTATCCGCCGCAAAGGTCGTCATCACGTTCGGCAACTCCTTGCCTCCGTTGGTGTCGATGTTGCTCTGCGCTTCCATTTCCATGAGGGGGAAACGGTGGCGGCAATCCTCGCCTGGGTGGACAAGTTCAAACCGGACTTAATTGTGATGGGGACGCACGGACACCGTGGCGCTGCCCGCTTTTTTCTCGGCAGCGTTGCCGAAGCGGTCGTGCGGCAAGCGCCGTGCCCCGTACTGACGTTGCGGGCGACACAAGCGTAGGGACGAGGCTCCTGGCGCTATATGCAGAACACACCAAGATCTGGGCTTTTGGGCGCCACTGCTGGACCAGCCCAATGTTGTCTGGAATAAATTCTCCGCTCATGCACAAAATCTCCTTGCCAGAGGGACCCTTTTAAGGAATGCGCCAGCATGGCGATCCTGCTGGCGCATTCGAGTCTTGCGCCTTTTCTCTCCCGGCGCTAAAGCGCCGGGCTACACAGCAACGCCGGATAAATCCGGCTTCCAAGCCCCGTTTACGGAGCGTTGTCTAGTAGCCCGGAGGGCGGAGGTGAGGTTTGGCATTTCGCCAGCAGTATCGCCCCGCTCCCGCACTCCATAGGCATCGCTGGCTATATGGCGGCCAGCGGTGCCACAACCTTCCCAACGAAGGGTCGTAATTTCCCGGACAGTATTGGGACCAGCCAGCAGTGTAAGCTGCACTCAAGCTCCGACTGTCACATCCCTATCTTGGTGTGCCTTCCATATCGGAGTTACCCAAGACCTGCCCCTGTCTTTTATTGCGCGGCGGATTGCGGCAGCCGTGCGACCAGCACCGGGCAGGAAGCATGACGGATAACGCGTTCGGCCACGCTCCCCAAGAACACATGCGCCAGTCCTGTTCGCCCATGCGAGCCCATCACGATCAGATCCGCATGAGCCTGCTCGGCGGCGGCACAAATCTCTCGCACCGCCTCTCCCATGACGACCTTCGTTTCGACGACCACTGGACTTGTTCCCTTCTTCGCGGCGGCGGCGTTGAGCTGTTTTTCTGCCTCGGCGAGTCCTTCTTGCTCCATGCGTGCCAGATCGACGACATACATGCTCTCGGGGTAGACGAGCGAGGACAGCATGGGCGCGGCGTGGAACAGGATGATTTTCGCATTCCAGCGCGACGCCAGCTCCAGCGCCCAGGTGAAGGCATACGCGGCGTGCTCGGAAAAATCGCTTGGCACTACAATCGTGGAAATGTTCATAGGGAATCCTCCTGACGGTTGAGTCAGCAAAGCGGGTGCCAGCAGATCCGCCTCTTGTCCCCGTTTGGGTTGCCAAAGTTGCGAATCGCGGGGCTGGCTCTTCTCGTTTATGGGAAATCTCCGTACACTCTTGTTTCTCTCGGGCTTTTTCTGCGGGTGTGGTTCTTGCTCGCTTCATGTGGAGATTTTCGAGTACTAGGGTATGTGGGGGAAGAATGGCTGTTCCTGTGTCGCTTATGTCGTTGGATGCATTACTGCCCGCCGAGATCGCGAAACGCGCCGAGGAGGTTGGAGTCCAGAAGTGCAGTTTGCCGTTCTGGCCGCTTCTGACGTTGGCGGTCTTGGCTGGGGCATTCATTGCGCTTGGTGCGGCTTTCTCCACCACCGTCAGCGCCGGCACGGCTGGTGTGTTGCCATTTGGTGTCACCCGTTTACTGGCTGGCGTGGTCTTTTGCCTTGGTCTCATTCTGGTGATTCTTGGCGGAGCCGAGCTGTTCACCGGCAATGCGTTGATCAGCCTGGCGTGGGCAAGCGGTCGGGTGACTTTTCGTCAGCTCCTCCGCAACTGGGGCATTGTCTATCTGGGGAACCTGCTGGGCGCGCTAGCGACCGCCCTGCTGATGTATGCCTCTGCCCAGTACACCTTTGGCAATGGCGCGGTTGGTCTCGTTGCCTTGGAGACTGCGCGGGCAAAAACGTCGCTGGGGTTTCTGCAAGCGGTCAGCCTCGGCGTCTTCTGCAACGCGCTGGTGTGCCTGGCCGTGTGGCTTTGTCTAGGGGCGCACAGCACGACAGATAAAATCCTGGCGCTTCTTTTTCCTATCAGCGCATTCGTGACCGTCGGATTCGAGCACAGCGTCGCCAACATGTATTTCATCCCTCTTGGGCTGTTCGTCAAAACCGACACCGCGTTTCTCGCCCTCATAGAGAAGAGTGCGCTGGACTACTCCACCCTCACGTGGACAGCGTTCGTGTGGACGAATCTGCTTCCGGTTTCCGTGGGTAATGTGATTGGCGGCGTCGGGCTGGTAGGGCTGGTGTATTGGTTCGTGTATCTCCAGCCGGAGGAAGCGCACAAGTCTACGACTCTTTGACCGTGTTAGGTCCCGCCTGGCGAAAGAACGTGACCAAAATCGCCAGCTCGGGTTCGGCTTGCACGTTATGAATGACATGAGCGTCTACCGGCACGATGACCCCGGGCGTGAGGGGATACTCGCGCCCGGCGACTCGCAGGAGGCCGCTCCCGAGGAGGGCATGAATGGTGATGGGAAATTTCGCGGAATGATCGGCCAAGAGTGCGCTCGCGCGCAGACGAATGACCACCAGTTTGCGCCATGTATCTTCCCAGACGGTTTCGACTTCGCGCGCTTTGCCGTCGCCGATCACTTGGGGAAGGACAATCGCTGCAACCACGTCGTTACTCCCTTCGCTCGATCTTCCTTCCCGTGCCCTCATTTACTTCTGCACCTCAATCTGAACCTTTTTACTTTCGGCCGGTTGCGGTGCGGGCATGGTAATCTCCAGCACGCCATTCTTGTAGTTGGCTTTCACCTTATCGCCGTCCATGCCTTCCGGCAGGGTGATGGTGCGAGAAAATTTGCCGTACTCCACCTCTCGGTAGACGTAGTTTTTCTCTTCTTTCTTCTCTTCCCGCTTGCGTTCTCCCTCGACGGTTAAGCGATTGCCGGAAATCGAGATCGATATA
This window encodes:
- a CDS encoding universal stress protein, producing MNISTIVVPSDFSEHAAYAFTWALELASRWNAKIILFHAAPMLSSLVYPESMYVVDLARMEQEGLAEAEKQLNAAAAKKGTSPVVVETKVVMGEAVREICAAAEQAHADLIVMGSHGRTGLAHVFLGSVAERVIRHASCPVLVARLPQSAAQ
- a CDS encoding formate/nitrite transporter family protein; this translates as MAVPVSLMSLDALLPAEIAKRAEEVGVQKCSLPFWPLLTLAVLAGAFIALGAAFSTTVSAGTAGVLPFGVTRLLAGVVFCLGLILVILGGAELFTGNALISLAWASGRVTFRQLLRNWGIVYLGNLLGALATALLMYASAQYTFGNGAVGLVALETARAKTSLGFLQAVSLGVFCNALVCLAVWLCLGAHSTTDKILALLFPISAFVTVGFEHSVANMYFIPLGLFVKTDTAFLALIEKSALDYSTLTWTAFVWTNLLPVSVGNVIGGVGLVGLVYWFVYLQPEEAHKSTTL
- a CDS encoding universal stress protein, translating into MKSPDSEAKTISDSPTQTAETSAAGAPPWRRLLVPVDFSASSDAALLYAVQLARVNGATLHVYHAIPYPHMLDVLFERGFAPEETVLRIRRKGRHHVRQLLASVGVDVALRFHFHEGETVAAILAWVDKFKPDLIVMGTHGHRGAARFFLGSVAEAVVRQAPCPVLTLRATQA
- a CDS encoding Hsp20/alpha crystallin family protein, whose protein sequence is MGALTPWKPRQELEKLQRNMEEMFDRLSGRFFGHREEDRSLWGGELWSPAIESRTENGNLIVKADLPGVDPKDISISISGNRLTVEGERKREEKKEEKNYVYREVEYGKFSRTITLPEGMDGDKVKANYKNGVLEITMPAPQPAESKKVQIEVQK